The Eriocheir sinensis breed Jianghai 21 chromosome 4, ASM2467909v1, whole genome shotgun sequence genomic interval ctcctcgccctcctcatgGTCCTCACAGGTGTTAATCTTACCTGCAAAATGAAAGGTAAATATTAGTGACCCAACCAgtgattctcctcttcctcctcctcgtgctcatTTAGGTCATCACTCTTACTACCCTCTATCATCACTACCTGTCCCTACACGTTGTTTATTTTACCATCACTGCAtcactttttttattacattcttCTACTCCAACATCAATAATTTTCCCTCCCAATTAAAGGTTGTTCTAACGTcccacacactttcattactctctTCCACCTATCGTAATCTTAACATATTGTACTCTCACATCCTTTTACTACCTTCCTACCCAATTTTAACCTTATCACAGTCTTTTATTTCTCCAATGCCACTATCTTTCCCCATTTAAGGTTGCTCTAACATCTCACATCCTTCCACTACACTCTTCTACTCTATCATCACCTTATCATCTTCACACTCTTTTACTACCATCTCCCTCTCAATCGTAGCCCAACCACAGTCTTTTACTCCTTCAATACCACTATCTTTCCCCATTTAAGGCTGCTCTAACACCCCACAACCTTTAATTACCATCTTCTTATTCCATCGTAACTTTATCACAGTCTTCTACTATCCTTTTACTACCATCTACCTGTCAATCGTAGCCTTATCACAGTCTTTTACTCCTCTAATTCCATTACTTTACCCATTTAAGGCTGCCCCATCTCCTTACGCACTTTTACGATCATCCTCCACACCCTCGTAACCTCATAAAGACTTCAACCACCATAAACCTCAGTGTCGAGCCCTCCACGTTCACCATAACCTCGCACCCCGTCGAACCCTTTCCCGGCGCCCGTTAACCGCCACCTTCCACGAACTTACTTACCGTCTGCTTACAACATTTTTATTACCTCGTTCAGACTCTAACCATCAGAACTTTCCCCACAAGAGTTTTCCATTCCCACAACTCCGCATCTTAGCACTAACATCTAAACTACACAAAGCACCCAcactctcacttcctccttccctacccattTTGTATTTCCTCATTCAGACTCTAATCATCACATCCTTCCACACAAAAACTCTCCATTACACATCCTCACCACAACCCCGCATCTTAGCACTAACATCTAACCCACACAAAGCACCCAcactctcacttcttccttccctccccgtcaAAGTCTTCTCCTTCAATCCTCCAACACATCCAAACCATTCCAAATCTCTGACAACAAGAGGAGGCGAGAAACAAGCGCGTGTGAAATCCACCTGACGATTAAATTAGATACAGCAGCTTATCTTTTCCACACCCCAGCCTCGCTCCGCACTTCCCGCCTTCACTGTACACCCAgactcttttttcccctttaaaaGCCCTCCTCCATTATACTGTATTTCGCAGCAGCAGCCCGGCGTGGAGTGGAGTGCGGCCGGAATGGCATGGCGGCGGGGAAATAGCGTGAGTCTCGAGAGTGATAAAATTAGTAAGCGTTGCCGGAATGgtacactctctccctccctttttttgcgCTTTGAACAACTCGTGGcgcagaaaatagaaaataaaataaaaatacaagaataccaaataataaaaaaagtgcaACTCGAAATAAAGTTCCTCATAAAACACATACGAAAAACATGCATAAACACTgctagcattctctctctctctctctctctctctctctctctctctctctctctctctctctctctctctctctctctctctctgtgggggcGTGAAGGGTGAATAATTGACCAAAAATGACAGTACGGACAATGACATTAATATTTCAcgaagggagaataggaaagtGGGAAAGTGAGTGAGGCGCTGACATTtatagtgaaggaaaagggagaaggggaggtggaaaggggagaggggagagggaagatggaggggagagtgagggtaaGGGGAGAGTGGAAGTTAGAGAGAGGAGAGCCAGGACAGAAGGGAGGCAAGTCAGAACGAATAggacgagaaggaaaatggatcGATGAAAGCTTGTTGATAAGGGGGCACTTGTCTAAACTCTAAAGGGTAGGTATGTGTGGCGTACTGGCGTTAGATATCAtatagggagagaggaatgaagacggaaagaggagatgggagatatggaaggggagaggagaggaactagAGCCTAAACAAGTGTAATGAGAAAGGTAACGGGGAGAAAATAGGCGGATAAGGAAGTGTGTGTAAATAGATTTATACTGGACCTTACATGAAGAGAACTAGAGAATAGGTAAAtgatagggaagaagaaagagaatctAAGCATAAacaagaaagataggaaaggtaATAGGGAGAAAATAGACTATGGAGGTGCTTGTCTGAATGGTAGGTTTGTGTTGAAGTCCTTATTTAGAGAGGAGGGCTGGAGAATAaaggttaggaagggaggaagaaagggggatcCAGGCCTAAGGGAGTAgaatgagagaggtaatgaggagaaaaaaggctGATAAGGGGGTAGGTTTATGCTGAGATAGAGGGAGcggaaaagtggaaaggaagaggaaaaaggagaaatgggtaagggaagagaaagggaagaggaggagtggaagggaagagaaaaaaggacagatggggaagggaagagaaaggggagaggaggagtggaagggaagagaaaaaaaagagaaattgggaagggaagagaaaggggagctggGCCTAAACGAGAACATGGAGGATAATAGGTGGAGAATAGGTCGATGAAGAGGTGTTTGTTCAagaaggcaggtgtgtggggagtTAATGAGGTGGACAGATGTGGAGAGAAGGTGATAGAGgaagtaaaagggaggaagaggaggaggaggaggaagagaaggagtgactAGGTAAATTATGCATGAGAATAGGTATGTAGCGGATGGTGGAGAAAGGTGtaagggaggggggatggggaggggggggggtgtaatGGAATGTGTGTGGAGTGGACAGCCTGCCTTCCACACTGCTACCACTCCCTTCCatttacacgcacacacgcacacacacacacgcacacacacacaacgatccCTGCACTCAACCAGCAATGATATTCACAGATGTTCTACCATTTCAAAAACACTAAAATTGTCTACTAATTACTATGCACCTTGTTACTGTCTTGTCACtatatatctgtgtgtctgtgtgtgtgtgtgtgtccggcagcAGCTGACCTCAATGTATCCAGCAGTAGGTATTCCCCTTGTCGTGTATTTCAGCAGAGGTGTATTGAtcgagtgggagggaggggaagggcgggaaggaggaggaggaaggaaggagggggaaagggtgaagaaaggggagggtgaggaatgggagagggaattGACTAGGTGGGGCGGggtcagggaaggagagggagtgaaaggtgTTAGggttaaaaagagagaaggaaaagggaggttaaaagggagaaggaaggggagggcgaaagggaggaggaggcggggtaaggaatgagtgaaaaaactgagaaggagggagggaagggaaaagggtatGGAAGTGAAATGAGGTTAGgttaaaaggaaggtaaagagaggtaaAATAAACGTagctgaaaatataaaaaaggataggaaatgtgtagggatggagaagagaaatgggaaaacgtttgaaggaaggaaaggggaagtgaattgaatggaaggacaggaaaagttagcgaaaataaaaatacataatggATTAGAGCGGAAGGAAAAAGAAGCTATGAAAATGAGGGAGTGATAGAAAactgagagaagaatggaggggaaagaagagggacaagagaaaaagagatgttacagaggtgaaaaagaagatacgatgcagagagagggaagagaaaaggagcagTAAAGGGAATTAGGTTGCTAAAGAACGTAAATGAGgacgagaaaaggaggagaagggaagagaaagaggaaaggctgGGAATTAGGTTGgtgaggaaggtaaaagaaggagaagagaaggaagagtagggaggcCAAAAGGTGAGGCAGATACTGATTGACTTTATCCCTGATGTCACAGTATCTCCTATGACCTTATTTAAAAGAAAATATGTCTCGAGtaacaagaagagagaggaggaggaggaggaggaagaggaggaggaggaggaggaggaggagaagtaatgaGTCTGCTTGTAATTATATGTATTTACCTggctttgtctgtgtgtctgtctgtctgcctgcctgtctgttcctctcactctctctctctctctttaccctccccccaggaaacacacacacacacacacacacacacacacacacacggaaccacACACTCCAATCAATCGCTCTAGATCGCGGAGTCACCTGCGGGAAGGCCAAGAAgctgcctcaccctccctctaccccttacCAACCCGCACTAAAGGGCAGCCTCCCGCTCGCTTCACCAGGCCGAAGCGGGAGGAAGAGGACCTGAGGGGTGGGAGGGAGTAGAGGAGCGGCGAGAGGAGAgatagaatgagagggaggaggtcgggtgggagaggacgaggaagtgggaagaagggagggacggaatgagaggaagggggcCGGGTAAGACAGGGCAGGGAAGTAGGagtgagtggaagggagagacggaaagaCAGGGAATtggttggggaagggagagacggaaagacagagaagtggttaggtaaggtagagcGGGGAagcatgaaggagggagggacggaataagaggaagggggcCGGGTAAGACAGGGCAGGGAAGTAGGagtgagtggaagggagagacggaaagaCAGGGAATtggttggggaagggagagacggaaagacagagaagtggttaggtaaggtagagcGGGGAAgcatgaagaagggagagacggaatAAGAGAAAGGGGGTTGGATACGACAGGGAAAAGGAAGTGGGAAGGAATCGGAGGGACTGATTCAAAGAGAGGAGTAGGGTGAAGGGGTTGGGATGAACCGTCGCCGACTTCAGACaaaggtgaaggaaatagaaagtggTAAAAGTGGTAGAGGAACGGGGAGAAAGgatgcaaaagaaaacaaaaagagattggaagaggaaaatgacaaaagaagaggcggggaggaggggaagaggagtgagacaaaAAGAAACGCAGCAGGAAGTggcagagaaggaggggaaagggcggGGCGGAGCGCTAAGTAATAAAGTAGCAAGAGTtggaggaacgggaagggaacggagaggagggagacagaagggaaggggggcTGTAGGGGGGCGTCTGTGCtggaggaacgggaagggaacggagaggagggagacagaaggggaggggggctgtAGGGGGCGTCTGTGCTGGAGGAACGAGAAGGGAACGGAGACAAGGAAGGCAGTAGTGAAGGGGGGCTGTCGGGGGCGTCTGTGCtggaggaacgggaagggaacggagaggaggaaggcagaagggGGTGGGGGTTGTGGGGCGTATCTAtagttgaaggaaagggaaaggaacggacaggaggaagacaagaggggaGGGGGTTATAGGGCGTATTTGTAGTtggaggaacgggaagggaacgaggaggaaTGCAGGACGGAGAAGGAACCGTGGGGCGCGTCTGTGTTgtggaaggggtggggagaggtgGCGTTGGAGCCGTGAGATTTGATTATAGTGGTGCCGGGAACGAGCAggcagggagaaaagagaggagtgaaTACATGAATAAGCGGACAGAGTGATACACGTGAGGGAAATGCTCTGATAAAACCAAGAGTTCTATATGTGATTCTGAAATACACGAGATTACTTAAACTGCTAATGTCAAGTTAAaggttaatttatttttatttttcatatgacCTTTTTCTACTATGCACAAAaaaacaaagcacacacacacacacacacacacacacacacacacacacacacacacacacacacacacacacattcgggtCCCAGGCAGTCCAGCGCCGAGACCCGGCCTGTTTGAAATGATGTGAGCATTGATTCAATCCTTCCCCGCCTCCCTAAACGCTTTACACGGAAGGGatacaattttcctcctccttgtcgggttccggggcggagcggggcggggcggggtgagggcGACGTGAGGAAATGTGTGTCGTGTGTGATTCTCACGCGTCTGTGTCTCGACAGGGCGCCAAGATAACGGTGTGGTCGCACTTCGAGTCTGAGTACGTGCTGGGCCGCAAGATCGTGTTCATGTGCAAGGCGGAGGGGGAGCCGCGCCCCGTCATCACCTGGTTTAAGGACGGCATCGAGCTCTACTCCCACACCTTCTTCCAGGTGAGTGACAACACTGGAACGCCAGGAACAGAACGTTGGAGCTGTGGGCTCCTCGACGCGCCTAGGGATATTGTCATTCCTCGTGCAGGTTTCACTCACCAGGGAGAGACCATAATTAACTGTTCTAATAAGTTATGTAACGCCTCTGACCAGATGCAACAGTCACCCCTTAAATCAGGCCATTTATAACTTAGGTTAGTGAAATATAGCTCGAGGTGTCCGTAGACTTTTCCAGATAATGAGAcattttcttccatcattttaCCAATGCTTAGTAACTAGATTAACGTAAACCAAGGAATATATTTACAATATATTTTCCGTAAAGATCTTCGATTTTCACGCTTTCGACAAAATGGTACCTTCATCTTGCACGTTacgagagaaaacaagagggaaCGACTCGCAGCACGAGCCCTGACATGGACCTCATTAGCAGGTGTGGGGATGGAGAGGCCAGGTGGCTAATGGCGTGTCTCTTCCAGGTGCACGAGTGGCAGGAAGGGAAGGCCATTAAGAGCAAGATGGAGATCGACCCGGCCACCCAAATGGACGCCGGCTACTACGAGTGTCAGGCAGACAACAAGTACGCCGTGGACGTTAAGGGCTTCAGCGCCGACTATTCCATAGAATTCGTATGAGCTGTGACTCCTCCCGGCAGCCGCCCCTCTCCACCAAGCACCGCTGCCGCCACCGCCAACAGAGCAAGCACGAGCGGCCACAGCGCCGCGACTGCCGGGAGGGAATCAGTAGCCCGCAGCGCCTCGCACAAGCCGGGCTGAGATGAAATTTCAAAAGTCGGTGCCTAAAACTTCTCTTTCTAAACACCTCGACGACTAGCTACAGACCAGGGTGTTGGATCAAGAGGACAACATCTACATTAGAATTGCCCCAAAGAGAACCCGTCTCGTACAACGGAAAACGCCATGTGAGGGATGATTAGAATGAAGGTTGGGGGACAGAGTCAGTGGCAGGCTTCACACTTCTCATAGCGTTAGTCACTGCTCGCTGAGGGCAGCGGATGCGTGTCCTGTTGCTGGAGAAATTGATAGTGATTCGTTTCGTGACTGACGAGAGGACTGCATGTTAGGATATCGGACTGGAGTACTGGCGGACCGAGCGAGCGAGCATTTCACATGAACAGACTTAGGTTGTTCATTATCATTACAGCTCACACCTTGGGATGCGTATGTGGGCAAGTCATCAGGACATTCAAAGTGTTACGAAGTTCCCAGGCTTGGACAGTAATGCCGAACAAAGGCTTGTTTAGTTTGATAGGAAGGATTTATAAAGGTTGCAAGGAGCATTTTGGAACAGGGGCGGGAATCTGATGGGCTTGATCCAAAGAGCATAAAGTTAGGAATACGTAGCAGCTACTTTTGAATTACTTTTTTCACCTTCTCTACTATCACGaattcttctactcctttttagTCTTCCTATTCAAACACCTCCTGCCGCTACACGCCGCGCAGGATATTGCAAGGAAAACTGGTGCTCCTCTGCCTCCCTATGTACTCGCTCCTCCTCCAAGCCATCGGTCAGGTACATGGAAGTTTTGCTCACTCGCGTCAAGTAAACGTTTTCAGGTTGGTTACAGTGCCTCAGCTCAGGTCAGGATTACTTTTCGTTGCGTGAGCGAAGGTTATATTTCAGGACACGATAATCGAAGAAACGTTTTGAGTAGGACTTGCTGGAACTTTTGTACAGGTGACAGGTGTTTCGGTGAATATATCAGATGATTTGTTTTAGTAGATTGCCTATTTTTTCATGTAGATTAAACAAACTTTCATGCAGGTTACAATGGTTTCAATCGGATGATGGAAGActaactttttttcattgtttaacTTTGTTCCAGAGGCCAGACAGAAAAGTGTTGATAAGTTAAAGTTGCTTCGTTCAGGTCAGGGAGACATTTTTACATATCGCCCTAATTTCGGAAGAGAGGTCAGAGGATCGTTACAGGCTTAGTTCAGCAGGCAGGAGGGACAACACTCAGCAATAGTACGGCTCTTCTCAGCAGCCTATCGCGCTTGCATGCTCCCGTTATGCTTAGCTTTTGGCTCCAGTAAATAATTATTCCTCCAAAGCCTCTGCAGAAACCAGATAATTCTTAATCTCTCTCGTCCTTGCTTGATTATAGGGAGTCATGGGTCTGCTTCGTTCCGCTCCCGGCTTGTTAGTACGTACGTAGCAGCAACCTTGAAGCTTCCGTCGCATTCGTTCGTTATGCTTTACCTCTACTGCACAGCTGGGCCACACGACTAGACCATTACCACTACTCTGAAGTAACCTCCAGTGTAGAGTGTGGCTCATGAAATCAAGGAAAGCCTGGATTTTAGGTCTAATAGCAGAGTAAACACATACATGATGGCGAGCGACAACACCTAAAGACACAATTGTGAACATTCCGTAGGTGTGAGAGTAAAAAGTCAATGTTAGTTTGAGCAAAGCGTTTAGGGATATAGAGAAGTGAGGCAGGTATATATAATCACAATAACCTACTAATAATGACTGTTCGATGTTTATTTTGATTCACTTCATTCTGTGGTGTCAAATATTACTTTGGTGCAGCTGTGATCGCCTATACCGAGTCCCCGCAGCGCAAGGTGTCTCTATGGTTGTTAATTGTTGCAGTGTTCAGAGACGTGTTCGAGTATTCCACTCCCGGTCAGGTGTTTTCTCGAGGCCCAGGACAACCAAACTCATCTGTACACCCGCCCTTACGAACGCTTCATATGCAGTCTGGCTATGTGTCCTTCCAGCCCCTCTTAGCTTAATAATGTAACCATACcaactgtttttttccttcagtatcctgctattcgtgtgtgtgtgtgtgtgtgtgtgtgtgtgtgtgtgtgtgtgtgtgtgtgtgtgtgtgtgtgtgtgtgtgtgtgtgtgtgtgtgtgtgtgtgtgtgtgtgtgtgtgtgtgtgtgtgtgtgtgtgtgtgtgtgtgtgtgtgtgtgtgtgtgcgcgcgcgcacgcGCGTATCGCTTTGCCATTAACACCTAGTTCAGATATTTGCTTTATGCATACTTTGCTAGTTTGTGTATATACTGAGTTGCATGcagttttttttagtgtgtgcgcgtgtgtgtgtgtgtgtgtgtgtgtgtgtgtgtgtgtgtgtgtgtgtgtgtgtgtgcatcatatATCACGTGATGCGTCCAATGTTTTCCCAGATTCACTCAACTTGCAAAGCGTCAAGGACAGGATGCAACGAGGGTTCACATTATCAACCTTTTTTTCCGTGCGTCGATTGTAGAATGTAAAGCATGCGTATTAGAAAATACCCGCTACGCCTTCACCCCCGCCTACCTCCACCTCCTGGCAACGAATGTAACGAGTGTGAGGAACCGAATACCTGTCTGGAGTTAATCAGTGTAGCCCTTTAGGTATCTCGGCACGTCTGTGAGTCATGCCTTCTGCCTGTTAGTATGATATCCATTTCATCTGTTAGCAAGTCTGTCATTAGATCTGCTGATGTGTGGTTGACCC includes:
- the LOC127009497 gene encoding immunoglobulin domain-containing protein oig-4-like — translated: MQLGRVWVWVVVVLLVATAELSAAKRGKGRGKKARKFGNRGITKNFKTEASRAYYNHNGGAKITVWSHFESEYVLGRKIVFMCKAEGEPRPVITWFKDGIELYSHTFFQVHEWQEGKAIKSKMEIDPATQMDAGYYECQADNKYAVDVKGFSADYSIEFV